A region of Leptotrichia hongkongensis DNA encodes the following proteins:
- a CDS encoding YitT family protein, translating to MNKKAIFKLIKEYFLIGLGTLILAIGLQFFFFPNKIASGGVTGLALVVNSIFGFSTGLFVAISNLILFTLAFIVISGQFGFKSIYATVLLSVFLSLFEKFYPNYTLTKDIFLATVFGSTICALGVTIIYLYESSTGGTSIIARIVNKYCHIGYGMSSFIVDAIVTLLAIFAFGIELGLVGLLSVYITGFITDKFIEGFNSRKQIMIITSNKDVVLNYILKDFDRGCTVLKGVGGFSGTEKDILITIIERRQFIQLRKFLKEHDPSAFVTVTDTTKVFGEGFDQLH from the coding sequence ATGAATAAAAAAGCAATTTTCAAATTGATTAAAGAATATTTTTTAATTGGACTAGGTACTCTTATTCTTGCAATTGGACTCCAATTTTTCTTTTTCCCAAACAAAATAGCCAGTGGAGGCGTAACTGGATTAGCACTAGTCGTAAACAGCATATTTGGATTTTCTACAGGACTTTTTGTAGCCATTAGCAATCTAATCCTATTTACTTTAGCCTTTATCGTGATTAGTGGGCAATTTGGATTTAAAAGTATTTATGCAACTGTACTTTTATCTGTTTTTCTTTCACTTTTTGAAAAATTTTATCCAAATTATACTCTTACAAAGGATATATTTTTAGCTACTGTATTTGGAAGTACTATTTGTGCTTTGGGAGTAACTATCATCTACTTATACGAGTCTTCTACTGGAGGTACTTCAATAATTGCTAGAATTGTTAACAAATATTGCCATATTGGCTATGGAATGTCTAGTTTTATCGTTGATGCCATTGTTACTCTGTTAGCAATTTTCGCATTTGGGATAGAGCTTGGACTTGTTGGGCTTTTAAGTGTCTATATAACTGGTTTTATTACCGATAAATTCATTGAAGGATTTAATTCACGAAAACAGATTATGATTATTACATCTAATAAAGATGTTGTCCTAAACTATATTCTAAAAGACTTTGACAGAGGTTGCACTGTTCTTAAAGGTGTTGGCGGTTTCTCTGGAACAGAAAAAGACATTTTAATAACGATTATTGAAAGAAGACAATTTATACAATTAAGAAAGTTTTTAAAAGAACATGACCCTTCTGCTTTTGTTACAGTTACAGATACTACAAAAGTCTTTGGAGAAGGATTTGATCAACTGCATTAA
- the ahpC gene encoding alkyl hydroperoxide reductase subunit C, translated as MSLIGKKIENFTAQAYQNEEFREVNFEKDFLGKWNVVVFYPADFTFVCPTELEDLEDHREELEKLGFNVYSVSTDTHFTHKAWHDHSEAIGKVKYTMIGDPTKAISREFEVLNEETGLAYRGTFVINPEGKIVAYEVNDEGIGRDASELVRRAKAAKFVADNPGLVCPAKWKEGEATLKPGLDLVGKI; from the coding sequence ATGTCTTTAATTGGAAAAAAAATCGAAAATTTTACAGCTCAAGCTTATCAAAATGAAGAATTTAGAGAAGTTAACTTTGAAAAGGATTTTTTAGGAAAATGGAATGTTGTAGTCTTCTATCCAGCTGATTTTACATTCGTGTGTCCTACAGAATTGGAAGATTTAGAAGATCACAGGGAAGAATTGGAAAAATTAGGATTTAATGTTTATTCAGTAAGTACAGATACTCACTTTACTCACAAAGCATGGCATGACCATTCTGAAGCAATTGGAAAAGTAAAATATACAATGATTGGAGATCCTACAAAAGCTATTTCAAGAGAGTTTGAAGTATTAAATGAAGAAACTGGATTAGCTTACAGAGGAACATTTGTTATAAATCCCGAAGGAAAAATCGTTGCTTATGAAGTAAATGATGAAGGAATTGGAAGAGATGCCTCAGAATTAGTAAGAAGAGCGAAAGCTGCAAAATTTGTTGCTGATAATCCAGGATTAGTTTGTCCTGCAAAATGGAAAGAAGGAGAAGCTACATTAAAACCAGGATTAGACTTAGTAGGTAAAATCTAA